The Fragaria vesca subsp. vesca linkage group LG2, FraVesHawaii_1.0, whole genome shotgun sequence genome includes a window with the following:
- the LOC101308146 gene encoding uncharacterized protein ycf36-like: protein MDKDREQVKQTVESEAMATALLLHTTPNFLSPISPTRIPRLHRRHLHRYCTKKPKIPSSFRNGGPAETECPVPLEQQPINEYQNLSSSFPFSWASGDLVEYCSRLIATGASFALFVGLPVASFGVFGAQSEPLKQSLYAVSSGFLVVTLAVVRMYLGWAYVGNRLLSATVEYEETGWYDGQIWVKTAEVLARDRLLGSFSVKPVLSRLKVTLVTLAASILACVVVLLYIDGGQIQEAENRVIRGVYNDDSARSFEPDAFCGGDPAPPQ from the exons ATGGATAAAGATAGAGAGCAAGTGAAACAGACAGTGGAGAGTGAGGCCATGGCCACTGCACTTCTTCTACACACAACCCCGAACTTCCTCTCCCCAATTTCTCCAACCCGAATCCCCAGACTCCACCGCCGCCACCTCCACCGCTACTGCACCAAAAAACCCAAAATACCCTCGTCGTTCCGAAACGGCGGCCCGGCAGAAACAGAGTGCCCTGTTCCGCTGGAGCAGCAGCCCATAAACGAGTACCAGAACCTCTCCAGCTCCTTCCCCTTCTCGTGGGCCTCCGGCGACCTCGTGGAGTACTGCTCTCGCCTGATCGCCACCGGCGCCTCCTTCGCGCTCTTCGTGGGCCTCCCCGTCGCGTCCTTCGGCGTCTTCGGGGCCCAGTCGGAGCCGCTGAAGCAGTCTCTCTACGCTGTTTCCAGTGGCTTCCTGGTGGTCACTCTCGCCGTCGTGAGGATGTACCTCGGTTGGGCTTACGTCGGCAACCGCTTGCTTAGTGCCACCGTTGAAT ACGAAGAGACTGGGTGGTATGATGGTCAG ATATGGGTCAAGACTGCTGAGGTTTTGGCGCGCGATCGCCTTCTTGGTTCATTTTCT GTGAAGCCGGTGTTGAGCAGATTGAAGGTAACACTGGTGACTCTTGCAGCATCAATACTTGCATGCGTTGTTGTCCTCCTTTACATCGATGGAGGCCAGATTCAAGAAGCAGAGAATCGGGTTATACGGGGAGTTTACAACGATGATTCTGCAAGATCGTTCGAGCCAGATGCATTTTGTGGTGGTGATCCTGCTCCTCCCCAATAA
- the LOC101307851 gene encoding protein REVERSION-TO-ETHYLENE SENSITIVITY1-like — protein sequence MNNNNSKSSSYSLPFLPLHLLHHIFLTTPHFYFTGAVLLIFLPSYHQSIQNELSCLLYSSIQHELWPLDDIDPKKAKFPCCLVWTPLPIVSWLAPFVGHVGICREDGAILDFAGSNFVNVDDFAFGAVARYLQLDRKQCCFTPNLGGHTCKHGYKHAEFGTALTWDDALQSSTRYIEHKTYNIFTCNCHSFVANFLNRICYGGSMNWNMVNVAALVLLKGHWVDAFSVLKSFLPFLLVLCLGVFMVGWPFMVALFSFSSLLLLWFVLGSYCLKTLLDC from the exons ATGAATAACAACAACAGCAAGAGTAGTTCATATTCTCTTCCTTTTCTTCCTCTTCACCTTCTTCATCATATATTCCTTACAACCCCACACTTTTACTTCACAGGAGCTGTTCTTCTCATATTCCTGCCCAGCTATCATCAATCTATACAG AATGAACTGAGTTGCTTACTGTACAGT AGTATTCAGCATGAGTTGTGGCCTCTTGATGACATTGATCCAAAGAAGGCAAAGTTCCCCTGTTGTTTGGTTTGGACTCCTCTCCCTATCGTCTCTTGGTTGGCACCATTTGTTGGACATGTTGGCATTTGCAGGGAGGATGGTGCTATTTTAGATTTTGCAGGCTCCAATTTTGTGAATGTTGATGATTTTGCATTTGGTGCCGTTGCTAGGTATCTCCAACTTGATAGAAAACAG TGTTGTTTTACCCCAAATCTGGGTGGCCACACTTGCAAGCATGGCTACAAGCATGCAGAGTTTGGGACTGCACTCACCTGGGATGATGCCCTGCAATCAAGCACTCGCTACATTGAGCACAAAACCTACAACATCTTCACTTGCAATTGCCACTCATTCGTAGCAAACTTTTTGAATCGGATATGCTATGGTGGATCAATGAATTGGAACATGGTGAATGTGGCGGCTTTAGTACTGCTGAAGGGGCATTGGGTTGATGCCTTTTCTGTCTTGAAGTCATTCCTCCCTTTTCTACTTGTGCTCTGTCTAGGTGTTTTCATGGTTGGATGGCCATTCATGGTGGCGCTTTTCTCCTTCTCTTCTCTCCTTTTGCTGTGGTTTGTACTTGGTTCTTATTGTCTTAAGACCTTGTTAGACTGCTAG